The region ATCTAACAGACAGTTGAACATTACTTGCTCGATActcaaagtatgtatgtatgtatgtatgtatgtatgtatgtatgtatgtatgtatatgcgtgcgtgcgtgtatgcacgtatgtatgtaatgtatgcatgtgtgtgtgtgtgtgtgtggatgtgtgtaagtatgtatgtatgtatgtatgtatgtatgtatgtatgtatgtgcgtgcgtgtatgcacgtatgtatgtaatgtatgcatgtgtgtatgcgtgcatgcGATTGGTTATATGTAATTGTatcacatgtaaatgtatacacgGAAACTGATAGCAAGCTATTAAAGGCTATTGTTGATTAAAACCATAATGCATATATATTCCATTACTCTTACCTCTCATCCCCATTTTGTTTAGTTAGCAGGTATCTAAGgaaaccatgacaacattaacGATACAATTGCTTCGTATGTCAGTACTAATTGGAACATTGGAACCTTTAGCACTGACGTATACCTAGCTTCGTTAACcagcatatatgtatgtatttacctCTCACTTGAAGACACGCCTATAGCTGCATGCAATTACTACATTACAATAGAATCTATTAAGACCATGTGTGTCTGATTTATGAACAATATTGACAGTTAGATAGAGTTATTCGCGTGTGAATTGTTATGGTTCATCCTGTTCATCTACAGCGACATGTAAGCTCTCGCAAGAGTGCCCAACTTACATCAAGATTCCCCTGGTGAATAGAATATACAAATGCACCAACAGACAAACACGTAGTCAGACGAAGATGATCTTTACACACCATATTTCACATCACGTTATCACAAATAAAACATCACAAGTTTACAGGAATAATCAAATACTGGTTAAGATGGGTAATTCTACTGAAGTGACTTGGCGACAGTAGTAAACGTTCCACTTAGCTAAGCAAAATAAGTACACAACGAATGGCACCTTGTTTCCACGAGAAAGTATCTGAGAAACAGCGTTTAATGAAAACCAatcagttgccatgacaaccataCACTGATATTTGACGAAAAAAAACTCTTCATTGAAATTTTCAGAATCGAACGAGACCTAACGTCGAAGGTTATGTCATATGTCTGATGGCATACTACATCACTTAAAATAGATCTTAAGTCTGATAAGATTGGGTCACCAACTCATTTAGCGTGGTCATTATGGTTACATTCATTTTACTTTAAGGCTTATACAAACGATGCCTTCTTTAAAGCAGGTGGTGCCTACGAGAAAAGCAAACCTATACGAGTTAATGATGGCATCAGCACGTAAGCTTACTCACATCATTTATCGTAAAGTACACCAATGTGTTAAAAATAGAACTTAGTATACGCATGGTTACATACCAAGACACAATTGTTCACCTCATCATGTGGTCTGACATAAACTGTTTTACCTGTCAGGACGTATAGTGTGGATATTGTGATGTAATATTTTAGAGTAACCATTATATTACTCTATCATTACCGCCAAAGGTgacatttagaagaaaaaatGTATTAGGTCTAATAAAAAATAGGGTTTTCCGATAATTTAAGACGCCagccctaaacattttttacattcaaaaaggcaaaataatgacaatttccTTCCATTTCCcagtagattttcttgccaaatcACATTCCTCAGAGAATCGATGTCATTCATGCCTATTACAGCagagtctgcatattgtgtttgtctatttCTGAATggcataattgtcttcatttacttatACGTTTACACCTTATCAAGTGTTACGTATTGATAACTACGACTGCCTTCTACTTCGTCTTTGGGTCGAAGTagttagaaaaataaaaaggtaaaacaaaataaaataaaatcccaacctaCCTCCCCTGTTTTcggaagtcatgttatcggaaacaaacattaaaaaaacttGCCATATTCTCGCATTATTACCGCCATATTTGACAACCAACAACTATGTCTCATGAATACTGTTGGGTATTTTAAATAAAGAATAACATAGCTCATAAACTGAGTCGTTTTACATTAGAGGTTACAGGGATATTTGTCTAGCGAATGTCTGCATACAAATCTTGCTGTTTACAGAAggcaaaacatacatgtatagtattcaaataaattcaaataaatgTGCTTAGAAAGAGAAGTCAAAGATCCACCCATCACTAAAAATTAGCACCAATAGCGGGCGTCTAGCACAACTGTGTTCATCCACATATCATGTCaatccatccctgttgttaccaGTGCAATATGCAGCATTATTTTAGTGTGGCGATGTACAGTTTATTagtttttgtgtgattttgtcctttttaaaaatatttatctacTTACCTAACTACCCCTATTGTCATCTTTGTCATATACATCatcaattggctgttgctatgggcatggtcttgttgctagtcaCACATGGGagcattttttaaatgtttagcGACATGCCCACCCATCCCTGTTTTCATCTTTGCGATACTAAACATCAActggcagttgctatgggtatgtcattgttgctagacatatttgtcacccacaggcagagacagaaagacagacgaGACTAGCATATAGAATAGCATGAATGACCCTGTTTCAATTCAGCTGTGTCCAAAAAGTGTTTCCAAACAACCTAAAATATAGGTTATTCTTGGTGCGATTGACAGGTAGATGCGAAGTAACCCATAAaagattattttatttcattccagaCTGAGACTGGAATAATTCCCTCATGCCAAGAATCATATTTTGCGACCGACAACGCATatctctgatgtgatcattttcatttcaacaattttccatctacacgccctaagtaatgtccccaccaaacaCCAAAGCAATCGCTCTAGCGACTTTTGACTTTACgtcgttcacacacacacacacacacacacacacacacacacacacacacacacacacacacacacacacacacacacacacacacacacagacacacacatacatacacacacacattttgtgaCGACTAAAGCCCCACTGAAATACTGGTTGATAAGGGGAATGGACGTTTAATTTATTATAACATAGTACTGCTCGCAAATATACATTgtttattaattattcaaaaacaCATAATGAGACTTAATATGCATAGTATTGCACCAATAGaatgtaaaatacatatttttaaatcTACATCTATAACATTTTACAATTGCAACGGGAAAGCTTTTACAGTGTACACAAAACCCTCACATTCTCAGGATTATCATTATCACAGCATGAAAAACTACTTTCCTGTGGCTACTAACCTAAACGTGCATACATAATCATTCTTTGGCTATAAGTACTGCTGaatgtaatatgaaataaataaatgatttctATGACGCATTCTAGAATATAGCATGCGTATTTGaatcaattatatattttatcaaactgtCAAACAAAGACAACAACGATGTATATTATTTTAAGATGAAGAATCAATTTAACTTCAATTTTAATATGGAGCACAAATTCTGTCAAAGTGAGTGGCGAGTAGTAAACGTATGTAgacattatttttgtatttcccCATTATACCTAATTTAAAacagtatgtctatgtaatattcataatttgttaGTCAATGTACGTTATTCGCTGTTCTCTCATTCCATGCTCATTTGGATGTCAAAAGAGCATTGCTTCATTACAGAGATTACTTTGAGAGTGTCTTCACTATAAGGTGGATATAAATTACACGACATCTAAATGTATCAATGACAAATCGCGACTGACAcaggataaatatatatatatatatatatatatatatatatatatatatatatatatatatatatatatatatatatatatatatatacatacatacatacatacatacatacatacatacatacatacatacatacatacatacatacatacatacatgtacatatatatatatatatatatatatatatataaatatatatatatgtatatatatatatatatatatatatatatatatatatatatatatatatatatatatttacttaaaTCCTAAGAAATGACTATAAATTTCAGAGATATTCATGTtaatattgttgttattgttctttgttttattgtatgatAGTACTCTATGTACTTTTGTCCATCAGAAGACTACTTACGGCAACATATATAGTTGACAAATGTTTTCATGTAACGACTAAATAGATAAGACGTCTATTGTGTTCATACGCTTAATGATAATTTGAATTGGATttaacatttaaatattttatagcGGATCCTTTTGAAAGCCAATAAAGGCAAAATATTGAgcccaatttcaaaacattcacaatACAATCTTGTTTTTGTACGACTACAGTTGTAGTGAATCAACCAATAATCTACGGGCTTAACAACCAAGCATACATCCATCCATTGATACGCAGGCCAGCCCATGTATGCACATATATATACGCGCACGGGTACAACTACATACacttcaaccaaccaacccgtCATCATTAGACATTCACCATGAGTGTATACATCCTCTGCAACAAACTAATTTACTCGAGAAGTCTAATAGTTAATTACTGAATTAACCAAACAATCAACAGATCaacaaatatgcatatataGAACAGGTTGCAGACATACTTGAGTAAAAACTGTAGCCTTAACCCTGTCTATTCCACTAAAACACCTTATAGCGAACTATAATGCACATATGTTGTGCTAATACTTCAACACAGTATTGGTCCCGCAATGTATCATTATCATAATGACTGGTAGGGTTATATAAGTGAGGGTTATGACTTTGCTCAAACTCAAACTCAGATGGCGCCTAAGTAGTTCCTCAGGGCCCTCAGGCTTagttatgtttacatgtacaaacaaagaaacaaacaataaataaatatatactgaGAGACATCAACAATAACGTTATTACAGATCAGTATCAACAATTTTTCTATTCAACAAGAATTACCCTATTACAttttcctatatgcgaaatGATCACACTTGTACATCCCACAAGGGATGTGACTGATTCATACAAATGCGAGTATTACATTTTCAAGTCGCAACAGAATTGCCAATTTGTGTTCTGATCAGTAAACATTTGTCTTTCCTAGAACAAAATGCTTAGAACTCACATATTTACCAGGCGCAATTCTTTTTACGACtagaaaaatataatattcacatttgGTAGGCATCAAACACACACCCCTCATGggatgtacaattgtgaccatttcgcatagaggaaaacatagtaaatcttgttgcatagaaacattgctactgatttgtaattactctgtttatttattgtttgtttgtttgtttgttttcgtaaataTAACTAACTAAATGTGAGCACCCTGTGGTAGTATATGGTATGAGATATGTCCTCATAGCCACATATTATATACTATTCGCCTAAtaaaacataatgtaatataagtttacacttgatataataATTCCACTTAAATACCaaacatataattatttttaaactCTGTCTCAAAAGAATGTATGAATTTATCACATAACAGGATATTTCCGTCTGGGATAAAGCCATAAATAATTTAAACAGTTGAATTTTGAACGTCTACATCTTGAGTCTGTTGCTCGGCATTATTTGTGCAAGTGTTCCTCGTTCTGGCAATGGCATATCTGATTCCGATACTAGTATGTCGCACTGCATCATAACAACGCCACCCTGCCATGGCTATGATGACACTTGCTCCCAGGGCAAAGAATAAACTTCCACACACCAGCATTGCCAAGTTTTCCTTGAGTACGAGCAATGCTATACCCATTATTCCAACAGCAAATGCAACAATACAAATTGTCAGTTGCCGTGTTTGACTATTTGCCATAAAGCCAGTGTCTGGAGACAGAGCTTCATTTCTCTCAGTGTGTTGGTTTTCATTCTCTGGAACTCTTTCCTCCGGTGCTTGCGTGATTTCCACCCCCGTTTCTTGTGGGGCAAGTTCTTTCTTCTGTAATGGTTTATTTTGTCTTGAGTTAACGACTTCCCTATCTTTTCCACTTTGCGCCATTTTTCTCTCCCCATACTAAATCCATGAAATCATCAGTTTCAAGACTGGATAATTATTGCCCAATGGATCGTTAGACCATTGCATTATGCAAACTCCTCCTAACCATCGAATATGACGAACCGCATCCCCGACATACAGCTCCCAAGCGTTAATATGTTCCTGCAAAGAGAAGTGTAGGAGgatgataaatgataaattgaCCTGGTAATTGAAGACTTTGGAGAATGAATTCCAAACACACATCAGCTTGTGATGAAAAGTGTGTCATAAGCACCCAAACAATGGGACAATGACGCAAAATATCAGCCTGTTTCCAGGTTTCAAACTTTTGATCAAACAGCATATTTCTAGACTTTATTTACAGACTAAGTATCTGCTTAAATTTCCTTAAACAGCGTTCCATCAAGACATCCCTAAGATAAAACATTACACGAGTCAGCCTGACAGGATGTAACTGTTAACTTTTTAGTAGTGACACTTGTTGACATTTGCATACGCCTTCAACAATTCCTCTGCTTTACACTAAAAGTGACATCATGACTGAGTGTCATGGCTATTGATCAAAAGGTGTTTATTTACATTGACATAtttactgacacacacacacacacacacacacatacatacatacatacatacatacatacatacatacatacatacatacatacagacagacagacagacacagacacacacagacacacatagacacagacacacacacatacatacatacatacatacatacatacatacatacatacatacatacatacatacatacatacatacatacatacatacatacatacatacatacatacatacacacactcaatTTGTCATACCTACAGTACCACCAGGCCTTTAAGTTAAACTGTGCTCAAATGTACAGATTTAAGTGTAAAAATTTCCAAACAAGACTACAGCGTAGAAAATGGTTAGTACACTAATACGTGGGGTTGGCAATAAATTAgtacaattttgtaattttgtaaagCCCAAAGAATTGATTATGAGTGAAAACATTGTTAGTATATCTGCACAAGTCCTGCAAAAAGAACCCGAAGAACCAGGATGATATCATTCTAAATTATATATGCTGCTTAACATATTGAGAATATGTCCTTCTCTGTCCCCAATATGACAAATCAACGCTTCATTTATGAGCTATTATTGTGAGATCATCACGCATAATTTGTGTCAACGTTTGAATGTGAGGTAAGTCTGAAAACAAGCAATGACACACtttaaatgtataattgtgaGAATGTATCTACAACGTTTGATCAAAGTTGGGTACTGTACACTATATCTTTCTTTTGGATGAATGACAACtaagggaacgagcagaatttacgaCAGGGGGGCCTGAGGAGAGAATTGGGGGAGGGCACGACAATAATTGGGGGTGCGAAAGGGGGTgggtagtctcggttacccagaacGAGAGTCTGGGAAAACCACGTTCCAACTACTCCGCGACGGAAGTCACACAGTGCATTTCTTCCAAGCATAGAAATTGGGCTAACGAGGCCCGTTTGTTATCATGTCGCTTGAAAAGTGATAATCTGCAGCGAAGGAACCCAAATCGTTCAGCCAGCTATGTTGGACGTGAAGtactccccatgatgcactgctccagaAGCTACTTCCTTCGCGGGCGAGTTGAAATCTCATTTTCCCAGATTCTCGTTTAGGGACGTCTCGTAGGCAGAACCCCcagcgagagtctgggtaaccgagactaaagggaggggggggggcttataCATTTTActcatgatttgaacaaaattaacCCCAGGAGCAGTCGACGTCGTTTACCAAGTACATTTGCAAAATTCCTTGAGGCTTCGCCACGACCatataattgtacatataaaaataGCACCGATGGCGTTATAGCACAACCGCATttagctgttgttatgggtatggtcttgttgctaggcatatatgcatacatttttggaatctttctTAACTTGCCTCCCATCCatgttgttgtctttgtaatatgcaatatatcactgttgctaagggcatgggaATGGTTGcaagggccaattgtgtcattatgttttcaacaacaactgcagaataacacctccagacaCATACCCATCAAGATTCAACCCCcacaccatgcagtttcaagatatgtttttgacGAAAAATTACTTTGGAATTAtgaatttttgaccaaaaagacacattttagccactgacagacactttgccatgcctatagtactatcgaacctgagaagttcagttgtgctaaaaatttcTTTATGATTAGCCTTTGGTGCTACGAGAATTCTTCGgttcattgggggggggggggggggcatgtaaTGTTTGAGATTGCGAAACAATATTGACCCAATATTTTCTCCCCAGCCCctcccctgccgtaaattctgctcgGTCCCTTTTCACACTCCATTAccatgtttaaatttgtttatgtaaAACATGTCTCTTTCTGGAACCACTTTTGTAGTTTTCCTCCAAATAAACACGCAGCATATGACATATGGGGTACAATATCAACTTTGGAAAGGTCAATAAGCACCAGTCGATTCTTCATCAAAAACCTTACACACACCACACGTCGTCAATACAGATTTCGATCGATGACAATACTAAAAAATACTATATTTAGAGTTGCTTTCCTTTTAAAACCTTATTAATACACCTCCCATCAAGATCAATACTTCATTTGATTATAGAGTCAGACAATGGCGGCATTGTGGGGATTGGTTCACTTGAAACTAATGGTACATTtatcattcattcagtcattcagtcagtcagtcagtcagtcagtcaatcgttcgttcgttcgttcgttcgctCGCTCGTTTGTTCATTACGTTATGtagatccatccatccatccatccatccatccatccatccatccatacacacacacacacacacacacacacacatacatacatacatacatatatacatacatacatacatacatacatacatacatacataaatgactgaatacatacatgcatacaatgacATGCATATCACGATTAAAGTTCTACCATCTGCCTGCAATGCACATATTATCAATTTCATATCTTACGCATTACAGATACAAACTGACAAACAACATATTAAAAACCCTACAAGATTATATTCCGTACGTATTATCATgcttatacaatgtaatacgGAAAACCTATTCGTATTACATATAAAGCGTTTTGAAGTGGACTTGGATGAAGTACCACACGATAATCTTGCCATGTTTTGTTATCTCAAAGGAACATGTAGTGTTGATAACGTGTCCAAGGACAGGGAAAGAATCTAGCGAAGAATGAATAATTGAAAACTCAGTAGCATAGAATACTGCCTAGGTATGGCAACCTGTAATCTCATCCTGTGTAGCCCAGAGCTGTTAACGGAACAGTGTACTTTGTATACTCCCAATTGGATGAACTGAAAGGCTTAGTATGTAAATTACGTACATGTCATACAGTGAGAGAGTGTTGGCAGTGCAAATCTTAAACTGAGTGGTCGTGAGCTTTGTATAGTGCAAATTTTATACACAAGTTCGACGCAACGATACAAGTGAATAACAAATCGGTCACTCGAACACATGAAACAGTTAACTTATCTATTGTCCCTGATATAAGAGGTACAGTACACGAGATATTAGAATGACCTTAAATAATTACAAGTCATCACCTCACTGAATGACAGAGGTGGACAGGTTCATCTTTTCATCTGCAAAGGGACATGCATTGAATGACGATTTGACGTGTTGGATTTAATATAATCCGAGAATTACCGATGTGTCATGTGATTTACAAAGAAGTGCCCATCTACCACATGTCACATGGAGGGGCTTACACAGCGTTTACACTTATGTTTTAATGTCTGAAGTTGATTGAATCCAAGTTAGAGACGGAATTGCAGTTATCTAGGTAATGCACAGTTCGCGGCTTAGTATGCTGGGTGGCAACGGTCGTCAGATGCGCATCTATGTACCGATATTTGAGTATACACTGACGACTTCAATACGTACAATGGAAACCAATCGCCTTGCTCGACAAACTATTATTAGCATTGCTACATCGATAAATATCTTACTAGCATTGATTTATCGATTGACTAGACAAATAAACCATGTTATCACCAAAAATATTAATTGAAGTATATATTAAAAGAATGAGTTGTTAGtaaatgtacatgattttgCGAAGGTGCGTTGTAATAGTGGTAGCTCTctgaaagaaaatgtagcaacgttGGTACGGTAAGATTTATATTTGTGTCACGCCAGATATTGAAAAGCAATATATAGCAATCttggtaaaaataaaaatttcttGAACCAGACCacgttttgttttcattcaacTGATTTCGACTGTATATGAATTGGCTTCATCTACAATTACTATGGTCGGTACCTgagtatattataataatattgatatagtACCACCTTGAACGGTCAGTCAGGATGAGATTTATTCATTTACACTTAACTGACCCTAAGGTCAGATATGACTAGCATATATAAGTTATATTTTTTAACCCCGATACCCCAtttcctgtttgtttgtttggttgtttgtttatttgtttgttttgttggttttttgtttgttttgttttttggggggtgggggggatgTTTGTACACCGTGTTACTGTTGACGGTTACACTAATGTCACGAACGGTGTCCGACAAATATGCATGTTTGGTTTTGGAGATGTCCATCGTCCTTGTTTCTGGATACaacaattgtaaaataaaagttGGATTTCCTCTAGAATGTTTCAGTTAATATTCACAAGAATATTCTCTATCTTCTCCAtccatttcaaataatttgtcAGTGGATGATAAACATGACAACGGTTCGCGCATGCGCGATGGCCATTAACGCAAATGTAATTTCAATTTCTACGTGCCACTGGCCTTTTATGTATAACATAAAAAGTTATCATTGTGCTGAAATACGTTAAGAATGAAACTGTTCTTATAGTGATTCTGAATTCATTTTCAAACTGACGACTCTTCTGGCTGCAGTTGGGCACTTGCTGCTAGCAAATTCTCCTCTCTGACCAGTAAGTACAAGATG is a window of Glandiceps talaboti chromosome 5, keGlaTala1.1, whole genome shotgun sequence DNA encoding:
- the LOC144435715 gene encoding uncharacterized protein LOC144435715, giving the protein MAQSGKDREVVNSRQNKPLQKKELAPQETGVEITQAPEERVPENENQHTERNEALSPDTGFMANSQTRQLTICIVAFAVGIMGIALLVLKENLAMLVCGSLFFALGASVIIAMAGWRCYDAVRHTSIGIRYAIARTRNTCTNNAEQQTQDVDVQNSTV